One Hordeum vulgare subsp. vulgare chromosome 4H, MorexV3_pseudomolecules_assembly, whole genome shotgun sequence DNA window includes the following coding sequences:
- the LOC123447798 gene encoding transcription factor RSL3-like: MESGGVIAEAGWDSLGLSSQAEESEMMEQLLGTFPSNGEEEHQELPWSVQATHAYYGHCNGSSNAYSSASSNSVGSLILDVPSDYGGFYLGDSNGIGSCTAALDLNMVQEQGAAQFMDAIFNPSYGNGDSSCDDLEDSSMNLLDSIDTSNKRKRQDQGKIADQTSGRKCSRKVDSKRAKKVMQCEGDDGTTADDTNKQSLSCCTSELDSNASQEPPVASKPKGKAQAGRQTTDPQSLYARKRRERINERLKVLQNLVPNGTKVDISTMLEEAVEYVKFLQLQIKLLSSDEMWMYAPIAYNGMNIGIDLNLSQH; encoded by the exons ATGGAGTCTGGAGGAGTGATTGCCGAAGCGGGCTGGGACTCGCTTGGCCTGTCGTCGCAGGCGGAGGAGTCGGAGATGATGGAGCAGCTGCTTGGCACCTTCCCCTCCAACGGCGAGGAAGAGCACCAGGAGCTACCTTGGTCTGTTCAGGCCACACATGCATACTATGGCCACTGTAACGGTAGCTCTAATGCATACAGTTCCGCTAGTAGCAACAGCGTTGGTAGTCTCATCCTGGATGTGCCGTCGGATTATGGAGGCTTCTATTTGGGCGACTCAAATGGGATTGGCTCCTGCACCGCAGCACTTGACCTGAACATGGTCCAGGAGCAAGGTGCAGCTCAGTTTATGGATGCCATCTTCAACCCTTCATATGGGAATGGCGATTCAAGCTGCGATGATCTTGAAGACTCGAGCATGAACCTGCTCGACTCCATCGACACGTCCAACAAGAGAAAGCGCCAGGATCAAGGGAAAATAGCTGACCAAACAAGT GGTCGGAAATGCTCAAGGAAGGTTGACTCGAAGCGGGCAAAGAAGGTCATGCAATGTGAAGGCGATGATGGCACCACTGCTGATGACACAAACAAGCAAAGCTTGAGCTGCTGCACGTCTGAACTTGACTCAAATGCTTCTCAAGAGCCTCCTGTTGCCTCTAAGCCGAAGGGCAAGGCTCAGGCTGGCCGCCAGACAACCGATCCCCAGAGCCTCTATGCAAGG aaaagaagagagaggatCAATGAGAGGCTGAAGGTACTTCAGAACCTTGTTCCGAATGGAACCAAA GTAGATATCAGCACTATGCTCGAAGAGGCAGTGGAGTATGTGAAGTTTTTGCAGCTTCAAATCAAG CTCCTCAGCTCCGACGAAATGTGGATGTACGCGCCAATTGCATACAACGGGATGAACATTGGAATTGACTTGAACCTCTCTCAGCACTGA